One genomic window of Halovivax cerinus includes the following:
- the neuC gene encoding UDP-N-acetylglucosamine 2-epimerase, translating into MPTRVASIVTTRSQYARVKTVYQSLEADERIDFRLIVSGGGLVHRFGELTDTIETAGIDIEKKIHTLLEGGEPVTQAKTTGMGLIEYASALEDIDPDLLLTSGDRYETMATTLAASYLNLPVVHLEGGELTGSIDDKVRHATTKMADYHLVSTERAQDVVKELGESDDLIYRTGCPSIDICQEIEVDGRTAYDPQDDYGGVGSTVDVTDDYLVIQYHPLPTEYESNYEKVQELIAAYQRLDVQAFWFWPNMDAGTDQVSKAIREFREQGDPDDVRFFINLDPHDYLTLVSNAACMVGNSSVGIRECSYFGVPTVNIGERQNERERGPNVIDVECDRDEIVAAIGTQLEHGRYPQSNLYGSGSAAETITEIIADLDPEQKDPMTPAQIMQHEQEIQLSHD; encoded by the coding sequence CACGGGTGGCTTCGATCGTCACGACGCGATCTCAGTATGCACGGGTAAAAACTGTTTACCAGTCGTTAGAGGCGGATGAACGGATCGATTTCCGGTTGATTGTTTCTGGAGGCGGACTTGTTCACCGGTTCGGAGAACTAACCGACACTATCGAAACGGCCGGAATCGATATCGAGAAGAAGATACACACGTTGTTAGAGGGCGGAGAGCCCGTCACGCAGGCGAAGACCACCGGGATGGGGCTTATCGAGTATGCCTCGGCACTCGAAGATATTGATCCCGACCTCCTGTTGACGAGTGGTGATCGTTATGAGACTATGGCGACTACACTGGCTGCATCGTACCTCAACCTCCCTGTCGTCCACCTGGAAGGTGGGGAACTGACAGGATCGATCGACGACAAGGTGCGCCATGCGACGACGAAAATGGCCGACTACCACCTCGTTTCGACCGAACGTGCGCAGGATGTCGTCAAGGAACTCGGCGAATCCGACGACCTAATTTACCGGACCGGCTGTCCGTCGATAGACATTTGTCAGGAAATCGAAGTCGACGGACGAACGGCGTACGACCCCCAGGACGACTACGGCGGCGTGGGGAGTACTGTCGACGTCACCGATGACTATCTCGTTATTCAGTATCACCCCCTCCCGACGGAGTACGAATCAAACTATGAGAAGGTCCAGGAACTGATCGCCGCCTACCAACGCCTTGATGTCCAGGCGTTCTGGTTCTGGCCGAATATGGACGCCGGTACTGATCAGGTGTCGAAAGCGATCAGGGAGTTCCGAGAACAGGGGGATCCGGACGACGTACGATTCTTCATCAATCTTGACCCCCACGACTACCTTACGCTGGTCAGTAACGCGGCCTGCATGGTCGGAAATTCGAGCGTGGGGATCCGCGAATGCTCGTACTTCGGAGTCCCGACAGTAAACATAGGTGAACGGCAGAATGAACGCGAACGTGGTCCAAATGTAATAGACGTCGAGTGTGACCGAGACGAAATCGTGGCAGCGATCGGGACTCAACTCGAACATGGTCGGTATCCCCAGTCGAATCTCTACGGTTCCGGGTCAGCAGCGGAGACGATTACGGAGATCATCGCGGATCTCGACCCAGAACAGAAAGACCCCATGACACCCGCGCAAATCATGCAACATGAACAGGAGATCCAACTATCCCATGACTGA
- a CDS encoding cytidylyltransferase domain-containing protein, with amino-acid sequence MTERDVLGLVPARGGSKGVPEKNIRDIAGKPLIAHSIESGRKSTVIDSVVVSTDDEEIATVAEEYHARVPFLRPDNLATDTAPTSPVVEDALETLAEQGESYDDIVLLQPTSPLRSSTHIDEAYELYTVQDADSLISAYPTTETRWRSTSNGAVQLNYEDESKRRQDREPEYIINGAVYVTAVEAFLSSQELITGETVIYEMDEIDSIDVDTPFDLWLAEQVMTEWKQ; translated from the coding sequence ATGACTGAACGTGACGTCCTCGGACTCGTCCCTGCAAGAGGTGGATCGAAGGGGGTACCAGAGAAGAACATTAGGGATATCGCAGGAAAACCACTGATCGCTCACTCGATTGAGTCAGGACGCAAATCTACTGTGATCGATTCCGTAGTGGTGTCTACCGACGACGAAGAGATAGCAACTGTCGCAGAAGAGTATCATGCACGTGTTCCCTTCCTGAGACCAGACAATCTGGCTACGGATACTGCACCGACGAGTCCCGTCGTGGAGGACGCACTCGAGACGCTCGCGGAACAGGGGGAATCGTACGACGATATCGTCCTGTTGCAGCCAACGTCACCGCTACGAAGTTCGACGCACATCGACGAGGCGTACGAGCTGTACACGGTACAGGATGCTGATTCCCTCATATCGGCTTATCCGACAACCGAAACTCGGTGGCGGTCGACGTCGAACGGAGCAGTCCAATTGAATTACGAGGACGAGAGCAAACGCCGGCAAGATAGAGAACCGGAATACATAATCAATGGCGCTGTCTACGTTACGGCCGTCGAAGCGTTTCTATCGTCACAGGAACTCATCACGGGAGAGACGGTAATCTACGAGATGGACGAGATTGATTCGATCGATGTCGACACACCCTTCGATTTATGGCTCGCCGAACAAGTGATGACGGAGTGGAAACAGTGA
- a CDS encoding N-acetylneuraminate synthase family protein — MIEIDGTKLGSDSRPYVIAEVGINARNDLELAKRFIEVAASAGADAVKFQTHLADAEISEPAIRSIGAGDVYETVAECEWTAEEHEMLRAHAKASDVTFLSTPFSVEAVDLLEEIDVPAIKIGSGELTNRELLARVAETGKPLLVSTGMHTREEIAEACSFLESVAEEFALFYCVSEYPTSPADFDFGTIQSLEQLADVPVGFSDHSTGAEAAKVAIGNGAAMIEKHFTIDRRLPGPDQEVSIEPETLEDLCSFADLYHETSTEKTELQGEEPDVKAWAQHSLVAKRPIEQGEEFTTENLTTKRPGSGISANRYFDIVGRTAATDIEENIVLSSDDVQ, encoded by the coding sequence GTGATCGAAATCGACGGCACGAAGTTGGGATCGGATAGCAGGCCATACGTAATCGCGGAAGTGGGAATTAACGCTCGAAACGACCTCGAACTCGCGAAACGATTTATCGAGGTTGCAGCGTCGGCTGGAGCGGACGCCGTGAAGTTCCAAACCCATCTTGCCGACGCGGAGATATCTGAACCCGCGATCCGTAGTATCGGCGCCGGTGACGTATACGAGACGGTTGCCGAGTGCGAGTGGACGGCCGAGGAACACGAGATGCTGCGGGCGCACGCAAAGGCCAGCGATGTTACGTTTCTCTCTACGCCCTTCTCGGTAGAAGCCGTAGATCTTCTCGAAGAAATCGACGTCCCTGCGATCAAGATTGGCTCCGGAGAGTTGACCAATCGGGAGCTACTCGCCCGTGTTGCTGAGACTGGCAAGCCGTTACTCGTTTCGACCGGAATGCACACGCGGGAAGAGATCGCTGAAGCCTGTTCGTTCCTCGAATCAGTAGCGGAGGAATTTGCGCTATTTTACTGTGTCTCCGAGTATCCCACATCTCCCGCAGACTTCGACTTCGGGACGATCCAGTCACTGGAGCAACTGGCTGATGTCCCTGTCGGGTTCTCGGATCACTCTACCGGGGCCGAAGCTGCGAAAGTCGCAATTGGAAATGGAGCCGCGATGATCGAGAAGCACTTTACGATCGACCGCCGATTACCCGGCCCCGATCAGGAGGTGTCCATCGAACCGGAAACGCTCGAGGACCTCTGTTCGTTTGCCGATCTATATCACGAAACATCTACGGAAAAGACTGAGTTGCAGGGAGAAGAGCCAGACGTGAAGGCGTGGGCACAGCATAGTCTCGTCGCGAAACGACCGATTGAGCAAGGCGAGGAATTCACCACGGAAAATCTCACGACGAAGAGACCTGGTTCTGGTATCTCAGCGAATAGATATTTCGATATTGTTGGGAGGACAGCTGCTACCGACATCGAAGAAAATATCGTGTTATCGTCGGACGACGTCCAATAA
- a CDS encoding ABC transporter ATP-binding protein, with the protein MSSNGSESVSRREKIDALLDVARFNPTFTILIVVLGLAAAVLEGVGLSFILPIIEIVQVDDPTAQADGLMGMFVTAYATLGIPFTLGYVVVGVAAVMTVRYTTSFVVAWFREALRTYYIRDLQIRAYDSALDARVTYFDEEGSDDILNAIVTQTNYAGRVIQRVVQLLQKLFLSSVYLLIALVISPFLTVFAVAVLGFLTVFLRRVIEPGYAVGDRVADANERRQEAAQAGTQGIRDVRIFGLADELRQDFLDAIDQFTSARITLRRNEAAITNFYNLGVAVSVFVLIYLALTFANLSFGSLGVFLFAMFQLGPQVSGLNNLFYRVENDLPHLVRTQQFITELQSREEPNESTREVPDVVNTVAFDDVHFSYDEEEQVLQGIDFEVEKGEFVAFVGQSGAGKSTIVSLLARLYELDQGEIRANGVPIDEMDIDEWRERIAVVRQDPFIFNDTLEYNLTIGNRDVTRAELDRACSISKVDEFFDELPDGYETMLGDDGVRLSGGQKQRVALARALLQDADLLVLDEATSDLDSNLEQEVQEAIEEMERDYAMIAIAHRLSTVENADRIYTVESGEIIETGTHGELIDSGGQYADLYAIQSR; encoded by the coding sequence ATGTCCTCTAACGGCTCAGAATCGGTCTCACGACGAGAAAAGATCGATGCACTCCTCGACGTCGCACGATTCAACCCAACATTCACCATCCTCATCGTCGTCCTCGGTCTCGCGGCGGCTGTCCTCGAGGGCGTCGGGCTCAGCTTTATTCTCCCGATCATCGAGATCGTCCAGGTGGACGATCCGACGGCCCAAGCGGATGGGCTCATGGGGATGTTCGTAACGGCCTACGCGACACTCGGAATCCCGTTCACACTGGGCTACGTCGTCGTCGGCGTTGCGGCCGTGATGACCGTTCGGTACACGACGAGTTTCGTCGTCGCCTGGTTCCGGGAGGCGCTCCGGACGTACTATATTCGCGACTTGCAAATTCGCGCGTACGACAGCGCACTCGATGCCCGCGTCACCTACTTCGACGAGGAGGGATCCGACGATATTCTGAACGCGATCGTCACACAGACCAACTACGCAGGGAGAGTCATCCAGCGAGTCGTCCAACTTCTCCAAAAACTCTTTCTCTCCTCGGTCTATTTACTTATTGCGCTAGTCATCTCACCATTTTTGACTGTCTTTGCAGTTGCCGTCCTCGGATTCCTGACCGTATTCCTCCGACGGGTCATTGAGCCGGGATACGCGGTTGGTGACCGGGTAGCAGATGCCAACGAACGAAGACAGGAAGCCGCCCAGGCCGGGACGCAAGGGATTCGTGACGTCAGGATCTTCGGACTTGCCGACGAACTTCGTCAGGACTTCCTCGACGCGATCGACCAGTTCACGAGCGCACGTATAACCCTCCGTCGGAACGAGGCGGCGATCACCAACTTCTACAATCTCGGTGTCGCTGTCTCCGTTTTCGTCCTCATCTATCTCGCATTGACGTTCGCAAACCTCTCTTTCGGTTCGCTCGGTGTCTTCCTCTTCGCGATGTTCCAACTCGGTCCCCAGGTGAGTGGCCTGAATAACCTGTTCTATCGCGTCGAGAACGATCTCCCACACCTCGTCCGAACCCAACAGTTCATCACGGAACTCCAGTCGCGAGAGGAGCCAAACGAGTCAACACGAGAGGTTCCCGATGTCGTCAATACTGTGGCATTCGACGACGTCCACTTCTCGTACGACGAGGAGGAGCAGGTACTCCAGGGAATCGACTTCGAGGTCGAGAAAGGAGAGTTCGTCGCGTTCGTCGGGCAGTCGGGTGCCGGAAAGTCGACCATCGTCTCGCTGCTCGCCCGACTGTACGAACTCGACCAGGGGGAGATTCGTGCCAACGGCGTCCCGATCGACGAGATGGATATCGACGAGTGGCGCGAACGGATCGCCGTCGTCCGCCAGGATCCGTTCATCTTCAACGACACACTCGAGTACAACCTCACGATTGGGAACCGCGACGTGACGCGAGCGGAACTCGACCGGGCCTGTTCGATTTCGAAGGTCGACGAGTTCTTCGACGAGTTGCCCGACGGGTACGAAACGATGCTCGGTGACGATGGCGTGAGATTGTCGGGCGGGCAGAAACAGCGGGTGGCGCTGGCGCGGGCGCTATTGCAGGACGCCGACCTGCTGGTTCTCGACGAGGCGACGAGCGACCTCGACTCGAATCTCGAGCAGGAGGTTCAGGAGGCAATCGAGGAGATGGAACGAGACTACGCGATGATCGCAATTGCGCATCGACTGTCAACGGTGGAGAATGCGGATCGGATCTATACCGTTGAGAGCGGCGAGATTATCGAGACCGGGACACACGGTGAGCTGATCGATAGTGGTGGACAGTACGCCGATCTGTACGCGATCCAGTCTCGGTGA
- a CDS encoding winged helix-turn-helix domain-containing protein, whose protein sequence is MTTSRWDDVNEHVKAEWKAETSPFERVYAIVEGTHDGQSAARIAERALVSEPTARRHCKTLVTTGFAEADADGRTTLYKRNSDRVLDARIRELREETTRDDILDGIERMKRDIRRYQDRYDVVTPEALARKLDADETEGWDDISAWKTTRTNLAVAQAALAYDEASHQLTA, encoded by the coding sequence ATGACCACCAGCAGGTGGGACGACGTCAACGAGCACGTGAAAGCGGAGTGGAAGGCGGAGACGTCCCCGTTCGAACGAGTGTACGCGATCGTCGAGGGGACCCACGACGGGCAATCGGCGGCCCGCATCGCCGAGCGAGCGCTCGTCAGCGAGCCGACGGCCCGACGACACTGCAAGACTCTCGTCACCACCGGTTTCGCCGAGGCCGACGCAGACGGCCGGACGACGCTGTACAAACGAAACAGCGACCGCGTACTCGACGCCCGCATCCGCGAGCTCCGGGAGGAAACCACCCGGGACGACATTCTCGACGGCATCGAACGGATGAAGCGGGACATTCGTCGCTACCAGGATCGCTACGACGTCGTGACCCCCGAAGCGCTCGCACGGAAACTCGACGCCGACGAGACTGAGGGATGGGACGACATAAGCGCGTGGAAGACGACGCGGACGAACCTCGCGGTCGCCCAGGCGGCCCTCGCGTACGACGAAGCCAGTCACCAGCTCACCGCATGA
- a CDS encoding type II toxin-antitoxin system VapC family toxin: MTAGAADPLFVDTSGFYAAYVEDDVNHARAAAVLDAIRAGDQYAPVFTSRYVLAELATVILYQTSHRDAVSTLEEIRSSETINVLPVDETTFDAAHEWFVRYDDQEIAFFDHLGGAIARHFEIEHVFTFDPDDFHTLGFTVVPDDTGNG; this comes from the coding sequence ATGACCGCGGGGGCAGCCGACCCGCTGTTCGTCGACACGAGCGGCTTCTACGCCGCGTACGTCGAAGACGACGTGAATCACGCGCGTGCAGCGGCAGTCCTCGATGCCATACGGGCCGGCGACCAGTACGCTCCGGTATTCACGAGTCGATACGTACTCGCCGAGCTCGCGACGGTGATCCTCTATCAGACGAGCCACCGAGACGCCGTCTCGACGCTGGAAGAGATCCGGTCCTCCGAGACGATCAACGTCCTCCCAGTCGACGAGACGACGTTCGACGCGGCCCACGAGTGGTTCGTTCGGTACGACGACCAGGAGATCGCGTTCTTCGATCACCTCGGCGGTGCGATCGCCCGCCACTTCGAGATCGAACACGTATTTACCTTCGACCCGGACGACTTCCACACCCTCGGGTTCACCGTCGTCCCCGACGATACCGGGAACGGGTGA
- a CDS encoding helix-turn-helix domain-containing protein codes for MSNRNEHGKYTPSVTDESLLAHFTHADRPFQTAQSIADRFDLDRSQAYRRLQQLADDGEVEKAKVGGRAVVWWRVDDRPHAPGTHGVNASDPIFDRRTFEAGEPADASEHIDEILYGDSAESST; via the coding sequence ATGAGTAACCGCAACGAACACGGAAAGTACACGCCGTCCGTGACGGACGAGTCCCTCCTCGCGCATTTCACGCATGCCGACCGCCCGTTCCAGACGGCGCAGTCGATCGCCGACCGCTTCGATCTCGACCGGTCCCAGGCCTACCGACGGTTGCAACAACTGGCCGACGACGGCGAGGTCGAGAAGGCGAAGGTGGGCGGTCGCGCCGTCGTGTGGTGGCGTGTCGACGACCGTCCGCACGCTCCCGGAACACACGGTGTGAACGCGTCGGATCCGATATTCGACCGGCGCACCTTCGAAGCCGGAGAGCCAGCGGACGCGTCCGAACACATCGACGAGATCCTCTACGGTGACTCCGCGGAAAGTTCCACATGA
- the mntA gene encoding type VII toxin-antitoxin system MntA family adenylyltransferase antitoxin — MHESGFDEETIETLSRVLGEHGVSFAMVFGSGARGTMDEGSDLDVAIEFETVRPTDEGYSERYLRLRGALDEALSTPVDVVDVHAMEPRFARVAFDEGCLVRGTESRKTELAERYAGEALSVTDARERVRAAVERLQDVTVG, encoded by the coding sequence ATGCACGAGTCCGGATTCGACGAGGAGACCATCGAGACGTTGTCGAGGGTCCTCGGCGAGCACGGCGTGTCGTTCGCGATGGTGTTCGGATCGGGCGCCCGGGGGACGATGGACGAGGGGAGCGATCTGGACGTCGCGATCGAGTTCGAAACGGTTCGACCGACCGACGAGGGGTACAGCGAGCGGTACCTGCGACTGCGGGGAGCGCTCGACGAGGCGCTCTCGACCCCGGTCGACGTGGTCGACGTCCACGCGATGGAACCGCGGTTCGCCCGCGTCGCGTTCGACGAGGGCTGCCTGGTTCGCGGCACCGAATCGCGGAAGACCGAGTTGGCGGAGCGCTACGCCGGCGAGGCGCTGTCGGTGACGGACGCCCGCGAGCGCGTCCGCGCGGCGGTGGAACGACTGCAGGACGTGACGGTCGGATGA
- the hepT gene encoding type VII toxin-antitoxin system HepT family RNase toxin, which translates to MSDDEGLSAERATRIADAIEAIEQNVSGLERYRDLSRSEYRSDESTERREAVERKFEKLIAATVDIAETIIAADGASVPGRRKDAITGLERRGVIDEALARRLREAVGFRDVLAHTYGPVINDDIVYDALQESLGRYVAFAEAIDAYLDDALDD; encoded by the coding sequence ATGAGCGACGACGAGGGACTGTCGGCGGAGCGAGCGACGCGTATCGCCGATGCAATCGAAGCCATCGAGCAGAACGTGTCCGGCCTCGAGCGATACCGCGATCTCTCGCGATCGGAGTACCGGTCGGACGAGTCCACAGAGCGGCGCGAAGCCGTCGAACGGAAGTTCGAAAAGCTGATCGCTGCGACCGTCGACATCGCCGAGACGATCATCGCAGCCGACGGCGCGTCCGTACCCGGCCGTCGAAAGGACGCTATCACGGGGCTCGAACGGCGCGGCGTCATCGACGAAGCCCTCGCACGACGGTTGCGCGAGGCGGTCGGGTTCCGGGACGTCCTGGCGCACACGTACGGCCCGGTGATCAACGACGATATCGTCTACGACGCGTTACAGGAGAGCCTCGGTCGGTACGTTGCGTTCGCCGAGGCGATCGATGCGTATCTCGACGACGCGCTCGATGACTGA
- a CDS encoding AbrB/MazE/SpoVT family DNA-binding domain-containing protein: protein MSKSESEKVVSVSSRGQATIPKEFREELEIETPGRVKFVRTDEGEIVVRPIHSVTDLRGVLSGKTDERGRSAVERLREERASDRASEEALRQRYADDEESDA from the coding sequence ATGAGTAAATCTGAGTCTGAGAAAGTGGTCTCTGTATCATCCCGCGGGCAGGCCACGATCCCGAAAGAGTTCCGCGAAGAGTTGGAGATCGAGACGCCCGGGCGGGTGAAGTTCGTCAGGACGGACGAGGGCGAAATCGTCGTTCGTCCTATCCACTCGGTTACGGATCTGCGTGGGGTTCTGTCCGGAAAGACCGACGAGCGGGGTCGTTCGGCCGTGGAGCGCTTGCGGGAGGAACGCGCTTCTGACAGAGCGAGCGAGGAAGCGTTGCGCCAGCGGTACGCCGATGATGAGGAGTCCGACGCATGA